The Aspergillus luchuensis IFO 4308 DNA, chromosome 4, nearly complete sequence DNA window GCTGAAAGTATATTAAGAGAGGGATCCGGCGTAATATCCACGGAGAAGCACACCAAACAAAAAAAatccagaagatcatcgGGCTGCTGAGGACATCTTTATATCTTTCTTCACGGCTGCTATGAACTCTATACCGGTCCATCACACGCGTGGTTATTCGTGCCGCAACTATTCTAGCCCGGAGCAATTTAATCAACGAACTGCAATTGGACAGGCCTGTTTAACCGACGAAGCCAGTGTGCCAGATCCCCACAGCATCTGCGTCGGCATTGTGGAACGTGGTCGGCTGCTGTTGTGCATGGCAGGATTGCAGCTGATGCCATCTGGTGAGATGTTCTGCACGTTGCGAGTCGATTGTCGCTGACTGGCCGACAGGGAAATGCCCGCTAATGCCGAGTTTGGAAAAGCGGATAACTTAGACAGCGGAGAGTGACATTCTATTGGACAATTGCTCAACCAGGGAGCACGGGACTCCCCGTCCCTGGCACGTGCCCGCAATGCCTTCTGCCAGCGGATGGTTTGGCATATACTAACTAGTCTCTCAGACTGAAAGCTCGCTTCCAGTGGGACTGCAGTAGTCCATCTACTGTGGAGACTCCGGTCACAAAGAGTTCGCAGTGCGTGGCTGTATTGCGCGAGTGACGGGTACGCTAGGAACATCCCGGACTACTGTACACTACGGAAAGTAGAATAGGAATTTTAGAATAACAGGTTGAACTCCATAAGGTCGTTGCTCTCATTATTTTGTAGTCAACTCTATCGATCTATATACCTTGTTGACCAGTCCGGTCACACCTGCGTAGCATGTAAATCCATCGGCATCATACATCCTATACTCCCAGTCCGCTTAAGCAAAGAACTTGgcctcaccctccttcagCTTGCCAGCACCAACCAGGCGCTTGACCTCCTCGGCATACACGTTCTTGACGGCAGCAGCGTCCTTGCCAGCAGCGGTAAGGCGTCCAGCCAGACCAGCAATCTCCTCAGCGTCGatcttgctgatgatgaggtcAACGTCGCCGAGAACGGAGTCAACCTGAGCAGCGGAGGgctcaccaccctcgccgAAGTAGTTGACATCCTTGACGGAGCCCTTGAGAACAcgcttgttcttcttggcagCGTTCTTAGCggcctccttggccttcttgttctgctcACGCTCGGCCTTGGCAGCCTCCTCGGCGTCCTTCTTgcgctgctcctcctccaggcgggccttctccttctcctcggccagACGCTTGatctcagcctccttctcgagACGCTTGCGGTCCTTGTCGGCACGAGCGGCCTTACGGAACTTCTTGATACGCTCATCACCAGCGGCGCACTCGTCCACAAGGTGGCGGAGACGGGTAGTGTCCTCGGTCTTGCGCTTGCGGCGGGCGTtggcgttcttcttctccatgtgACGCTTCTGGTCACGGTTCTCGTTGTCATCCGGCACATCCTCGTCCAGGTACTCGAAGGTACGCCAGCTGTCGAAGTCGTACCAGAAGTTGTAGAAggtctcgacctcctcctggGTGCTGTTCTCGTCACCGAGCTGGGGCACGGGCTGGATCTTGGAGAAACGGCCCTCGGACTCGAAGACAGGGCGCCAGAGCTTGAAGAAGTTGCCCTTGgcagcctccttcttggTGGGGGGCTCGACATCAGCGGCCTCGTCTACGGAGTCGAACTGACGACGCTTAGTGGGGTCCAGGAGAACCTCAGTAGCCTTCTGGATGcacttgaagaagctgtcgTTCTCGTCGCGGTCACCCATGGCGGCCTTCTTGTcggggtggtggcggaggacCTTCTTGCGGTGGGCGCGCTTGATCTGCTCGGGGGTGGCACGCCAGCGGTACTTGGACAGACCGAGAACCTGGTAGTGATCTTGGCTCTGTAGTGTGTAAGAATCATACTTATATCGACGATTTTGGTAATGCATACCTTCCAGTCCTTGGCATCTCTGGAGAGCATCATAGggtcctcatcctcggagatgtcatcatcctcctcgtcctcggtgCTCTTCACGTTCTGCTGGGCCTGGATACGCTCATCCTCGGAGAAGGTGCGGTGGTGGCGCTTCTGGAGGGTTGTTAGCAGCGAGCCATTATCGCACTGGATCGGTCGCGAGATACGTACTCTGCGGGCGTGGGCCAGGAAGTGAGGGCCAACGGGCTCGAGGTTCCTCTGGGTGGCAGCGGAGACGGTGCCAACAGCCTTGAAGTCCTTATCGGCACTCCAGCCAGAAGGCAGGGAGGGAAGAGTAACGTTGATGGTCTGAACGGTAGCCATGGTCAAGAACAGAGCCACGCGGGGTGATTTGAGGGGAGAATGGGAAAGAGTGAGAAGCGCCCAACGGACTGTTTGAGCAAAAAGACAAAGTGcttttccatttttttctGCCCCGACTTGCCGCCACCCAGCGGGCCAATCAAACCTTGGCTGTTTCGGAGGTCATCGAAAGTCATGGACTGCCGCAGGGAACGACGGTTAGAAATTCAACCTTTTCGCATATTGATtagatcttcttcttatatGTTGTGTTGTTTTTGACTGTAGTTTCTATATCAAGGATTCTTTATTTACAGAGCGACGAGCTGCATTCGCCTGACGACcattttcttcatcatcagatcACCCGTTACCATCGCAGTACGCCACCCCAAAAGACTCAATTTACAAGGAGACAACTTCTAAAAGGTCAACAGATTGAATTCTTCGATAAATCTCACTATCAACCCTCATAATGTCCTCCCAAACCGCCCTGTCCGCACGCAGTGCTTACCGCCAACTCCTCCGCGCTACCCGCATTGCCTTCCGGGGTCAGTCGCCGCCTCAACAGCCATAAGTCTATTCAACGCTAACCTTATTCAACGTGCAGATGATGTCCGTGTTATGATTGCTGCCCGTCAAGAGGCTCGCCGGAATTTCGACAGCCACCGCCGCGAAGGCATTGATACTCCGATGCAGATCAACCATGCGCTCGAAGTGGCGAACATTCTCAGACACAACATTGTCCAGGGTGTACGGGAACAAGATGATGAGAATGCCAAGTGGGGTGAGTAGCTAGCAGAGGAATTATGCTATGGCTGAGTATATGTCGCTGACCCGAGATCCGATCAGAACTCCGCATTCATGACGACATCGAGCGCGGCGATAACGACACCATCAGAGTTAAGGGAAAGACTGTCAAGGTGGATAAGGCATGCTCGTCATAGAGGAAGGGTCTCCCGTGAGGAATCTGACTGTCTGGAAGCCTATGCGTGGGTGAAAGGATGACTGCAGACTATGGCATTTGCAGACTGTATTATAGTATACCCAaacttttctctctccttccggCGTCTTTGGGGGTATTTTATGGTTTAATCAGAATGTAGAAAATATACACAACGCCCGCTCGCGAACATACACAAGACCTCCTTGTTCCCGAACCCTGTAGAAAACAAAATGCGAGTGTTGAAATGCAGATCAATCACCAGACAGACTGGAGTACTGGACCTCTCCAGCACCCGGGGGTGGGGCGACAGCATAACTCCGTTGTTTTCGCTCTTTGCCAATCTCCTCTCCGGCAGCGGTGATGGCTCTCTTTCCAGAATCGGCTGCCCGCGGGCCTGCCGCCTGCCGACCTTCCCGGGCATTCTTCAAGCGCTCCTCCCGATCCATGTTATCCAACGGCTTGGGCTTACCCCATCGAACACGCAGAGGGCAGCCTTGGATGACAGCCCGACCCTGGCACTGCTTGGCGGCTGCCTCAGCACCCTCCCGAGTTGCGAAGTTGACGAACGCAGAGTGAGCACGGTGGGAGCAAATGAGCGACCGCAGCTGTCCAAACTGTGTGAAGAAAGTTCGCAGCGTATGTTCCGGAAGATCATCCTCCACGCCAGTAACAAAGAGCGATGTGATGTTCGGATCCGCGGGCGGTAGGATATCTTCAGCCGATGGGGGCACCTGAGCGGCGCTGGGGAATGGGCggccaccacgaccaccacgcatccctcctcgtcctctaCCCGGAAGTGGCGTTCCCCTCCTGCTTTCGCTTGTGCGAATGGGTCCCGGGCCATTTCCGTAGCGGCTGTGTACGACCGGTGCGTCGCTGGGTCCTCCACTCGCGCCCTCCTCGTCTTGGGGTGCGGCCTCTATCTGGCGAGGCTTCCTGTAGTAGGGTTCACTGTTGGCGAGCCTCCGAAGCAACTCCCGAGCTTTCTCGTCCGTCTTCTCGTATTCCTCCACCGCGCCACGCCCCTCTtcgatctccttctcgtgACCTTGTGCGTAGTATTCGCGGTTGATGGTGCTTTCGGGGCCCGGGGCGACCATCTTCAAAGCAGCGTCACGAACGACGATCGGCAGCCCGAAGGACAGATCCAGCATACAGCATTGGCAGCAGTTCTTCAAACGCGCGCAGGTCAAGCAGATGGCAGTACGCTTCTGGCGCGCGGTGCGGTCAGCTTTCCAGCGGAAGATGGTGAAAGGACGCGTGCACTGGGAATATGTTAGTATGGTCTGGTTGTCCGAAAGTGGAAAGGTCTGCCTACAATCTTGCATTCTGCGCCATGGTCTTCCTTGAGCATCTGAACGTAAGGATTGTCGGGCAGGCAGTTCTCGCACACGGAGGGAAAGTCGGTGGTCTCCCATCCGGACCGGTTCAGGTCCTGCTTAATCTGTGGAGGGGGCATCTTGTCGTTGTGTTAATCAGCTGCGCTTCCACACAGAAACGCGAAGCCCTGCGGAGATGATGCGGCGAAGTTGAGCGTTGTCGGTAGCAAGAACTTGGATTATCGATAGTCCTAGTGGCGCATTCTGTGGCTAAGTGTGGCTGTTATGACATAAGCAAGATGTGAGTCACGTGATAGAACTGCAAGTTCCTGCATCACATGCATGGAAAGGATGAACCCGAGTGCTTGTTTAGGCATCTGCGTAAGGAGTATAGTAATTCCATTGATAAGTGCATGATGCTCAATCATACAGAGTCTGAAACGAAACCTTGCAGTCCAGGCCTTGATCCCGCGGCATTCAACCTGATAGCATAGCCTCTTCTGTGCGACCAGCGGATCCAGTGATGCCTGGCGGAATACGCACCGGATACGCGATACGCGATACGCAGCTTCTCGATATGACCAGGAACGCCCTGGTTAACTGCCTAGTACGGCTTAGCGCGGTTCCACCGTCTCTTTCGGATACAACTTTTTCCTGGCCAGAACCCCAGGATGCCTGTTCGGGCCTAGCCCCCCGCCATCTGGTTGGCTGGCCAGCGGCACAGCGGTGATTGGCTGGGGAAATGTCAAAGTCAGTCGTAATTCCGCCTCCCCTTTCTTTCGGTCGATCGCATTAACTGCTGCGTTGGCCTCGCTTGCTTCTTCGTATCCTTTcgttttcctcttccttcactTCTGTCTGCCTATTTggcctttcttcttttctcagGATCGTGTTTGTGGTTATAAAACTGCCTCAATTGCCTCCTCAAGTCACTGTATCCGAACCACTTACTCCGGACACCTGTGCTTCTTGACCGATCCACCCCTTTTTATCCCACTTTAATTTCCAATTGCTGTCAACAATGGCTCCCGCAGCTCTCGAACAGGAGAACCATGCGCGTGATGCGGAGTTCAACCGTGTCCTCCATGGAAAGTCCGCTGAAGCTCAGGGTGGTTTCGCTGCCATGCGCAACAAGGACGCCGCCGCTCAGAAGGCTGCTGTCGACGAGTACTTCAAGCACTGGGACAACAAGAGCGCTGAGGAAGAGACTGAAGAGATCCGTGCGGTATGTTTGCGACTTACTGTTTCCGATATTGATGCTAAGCCTtgtactaatatattaatgtTCTAGGCCCGTCGTGCTGAGTATGCGACCTTGACCAGACAGTATGTACCACTATTGGGATCCAGATTCATGACTTTGATCATCAGTACTAATTCGAATTTTCTATAGCTACTACAACCTTGCGACGGACTTCTACGAGTACGGATGGGGTACCTCCTTCCACTTCTGCCGTTTCTCCCCTGGCGAGGGCTTCCACCAGGCCATCGCTCGCCACGAACACTACCTCGCCCATCAGATCGGCATCAAGTCTGGAATGAAGGTTCTCGATGTTGGCTGCGGTGTCGGAGGCCCTGCCCGTGAGATCGTCAAGTTCACCGACGCCAATGTGGTCGGCCTGAACAACAACGACTACCAGATCCAGCGTGCTACGCGCTACGCTGAGCGTGAGGGTTTGGCCCACAAGTTGACCTTCGAGAAGGGTGACTTCATGCAGATGAAGTTCGAGGACAACACCTTCGACGCTGTCTACGCCATTGAGGCTACCTGCCACGCTCCCGAACTCGAGGGTGTCTACAAGGAAATCTTCCGTGTCCTGAAGCCCGGTGGTGTTTTCGGTGTCTACGAATGGTTGATGACCGAGGAGTACGACAACAGCAACGCCGAGCACCGCAAGATCCGTCTCGGTATCGAGCAGGGTGACGGTATCTCCAACATGGTCAAGGTTTCCGAGGGTCTTGACGCCATGAAGGGAGCCGGTTTCGAGCTCCTCCACAACGAGGATTTGGCCGACCGCCCCGACACCATCCCCTGGTACTACCCCTTGGCCGGTTCCTTCAAGCACTTGACCTCTCCCTGGGACTTCTTCACGATCGCTCGTATGACCTGGTGGGGCCGTGGCATTGCCCACCGCTTCGTCGGAGCCATGGAGAAGGTCGGTCTTTTCCCCAAGGGCTCTCAGAAGACTGCCGACAGTCTGGCCCTGGCCGGTGACTGCCTTGTTGCcggtggtgagaagaagctgtTCACTCCCATGTACCTCATGGTTGGCCGCAAGCCCGAGTAAACGGTTTCAGCAAAAGAAAACTTGCATTATGCGATAACGCCTGTACAAATCATTCTGGGACAGCATCCTATTGCATAGACAGCACGGCGGTCTATGTTCTTTAATATCcggtttcttttttttttgttcccTTTATATTTCCCTATGTTTCATTCCCTTTCTTGTGTGTCATTATATTGCATACCGCCGCGGGATGCTTTGTTTTCGTTAGTGcatttgtttttttcttcccctctgtTCCTTTTCCCATCTCATGTCCTGCCCATACGGGAATGGGCAGGCGTACGAAATCACTGCTGAGTATCATGTgccgatggtgatgattccTTTCTGTTACTTGTCATTTGTTGTTCAGAATAGATTTAATAGCGAGTACCAGGAATAACGAGTCTCAAAATTACCTATTTCACTTTACTTCCATACCAACAACGTAAATCATAACCAGTCTCATACCTTATCAAGCACCTCATCCAATAAACGACCCAATATATCCTATCGAGCCACTTCAATCTCCTTCgcctcggccttctccttctcatccaaaaactcctccgccaccggaTTAGCATGACTAACCACCGCATCCTTCCCATCAAACAGCAGCGCAATCTGCTCCAGACTCGGTCCTTTGGTCTGCAAATATACCATAGTATTAGCCACCATCGCCACGATGTCGAACAGGAGCAtgtgcatatatatatagtggGACGTGAAAGGGACAGAATGAACACCAACCTcaataaagaagaaatacaCCACCACAAACTCAACGATAATCCACCCCACATAGAAGAAATAATACTTCCATGCGAAGGCATCGATTCCCAGCGGGTTTACATACGTGTTGAAGGCCCCTGTTGCGCCGGTGACGAGCCAGAAAAGAGCGATGCCTTTGGCGCGGATGGAGTAGGGGAGGATTTCAACGACTGCATTTGTCAGTTAGCTATTGCACTAACCATTTATATTTGGCTAGGTGAGAGATTCTGTGGCTTGGGATAGAAAGGACTAACCGTAGAGCATCATCGCACCCGTCCAACCTAGATTATGTACCCCgttgtatatatagatgAAAGCGACAGTGGCGTACGATGCAGACTGGCTGCCTGTTTCGACGAACACGCCCGTGCAAATCGTGATGAGCGCAAAGACGAGCCAGATGAGTCCCATGGACCACAGAAGGAGAGGTCTTCGTCCGAGTCGGCCgggaaggaaggcaaagGCTAGTGCACAGGCGAAACTGAACATTTGGCTTGTTGCGGTGATCAGGGTCGTGTCGACTTCGGCGGTTATTCCGGCGGATTTGAGCATGCTGCTGAGGTAGTAGCTTATTAGGCCGTTGCCGGACCATTGTTTGCAGATTCCTGGTTGTCTCTCGCAttaggtggtggtggtggtggtggtggtaggtttAGGGTAGAGGAACTCACCACACCATATGAGGATGAACGAGCGCCATCTG harbors:
- a CDS encoding putative ribosome associated DnaJ chaperone Zuotin (BUSCO:EOG092634M1;~COG:O;~EggNog:ENOG410PGPX;~InterPro:IPR001623,IPR036869,IPR042569,IPR032003, IPR018253;~PFAM:PF16717,PF00226) — translated: MATVQTINVTLPSLPSGWSADKDFKAVGTVSAATQRNLEPVGPHFLAHARRKRHHRTFSEDERIQAQQNVKSTEDEEDDDISEDEDPMMLSRDAKDWKSQDHYQVLGLSKYRWRATPEQIKRAHRKKVLRHHPDKKAAMGDRDENDSFFKCIQKATEVLLDPTKRRQFDSVDEAADVEPPTKKEAAKGNFFKLWRPVFESEGRFSKIQPVPQLGDENSTQEEVETFYNFWYDFDSWRTFEYLDEDVPDDNENRDQKRHMEKKNANARRKRKTEDTTRLRHLVDECAAGDERIKKFRKAARADKDRKRLEKEAEIKRLAEEKEKARLEEEQRKKDAEEAAKAEREQNKKAKEAAKNAAKKNKRVLKGSVKDVNYFGEGGEPSAAQVDSVLGDVDLIISKIDAEEIAGLAGRLTAAGKDAAAVKNVYAEEVKRLVGAGKLKEGEAKFFA
- the MZM1 gene encoding LYR motif-containing protein (COG:A;~EggNog:ENOG410PSY1;~InterPro:IPR008011;~PFAM:PF05347) → MSSQTALSARSAYRQLLRATRIAFRDDVRVMIAARQEARRNFDSHRREGIDTPMQINHALEVANILRHNIVQGVREQDDENAKWELRIHDDIERGDNDTIRVKGKTVKVDKACSS
- the slt11 gene encoding Pre-mRNA-splicing factor ECM2 (BUSCO:EOG09263BDA;~COG:A;~EggNog:ENOG410PH4S;~InterPro:IPR000504,IPR035979,IPR034356,IPR012677, IPR039171;~PFAM:PF00076;~go_function: GO:0003676 - nucleic acid binding [Evidence IEA];~go_function: GO:0003723 - RNA binding [Evidence IEA]), whose amino-acid sequence is MPPPQIKQDLNRSGWETTDFPSVCENCLPDNPYVQMLKEDHGAECKICTRPFTIFRWKADRTARQKRTAICLTCARLKNCCQCCMLDLSFGLPIVVRDAALKMVAPGPESTINREYYAQGHEKEIEEGRGAVEEYEKTDEKARELLRRLANSEPYYRKPRQIEAAPQDEEGASGGPSDAPVVHSRYGNGPGPIRTSESRRGTPLPGRGRGGMRGGRGGRPFPSAAQVPPSAEDILPPADPNITSLFVTGVEDDLPEHTLRTFFTQFGQLRSLICSHRAHSAFVNFATREGAEAAAKQCQGRAVIQGCPLRVRWGKPKPLDNMDREERLKNAREGRQAAGPRAADSGKRAITAAGEEIGKERKQRSYAVAPPPGAGEVQYSSLSGD
- the erg6 gene encoding sterol 24-C-methyltransferase (COG:H;~EggNog:ENOG410PH10;~InterPro:IPR030384,IPR029063,IPR013216,IPR013705;~PFAM:PF01135,PF13649,PF08498,PF08242,PF02353, PF08241,PF13489,PF13847;~go_function: GO:0008168 - methyltransferase activity [Evidence IEA];~go_process: GO:0006694 - steroid biosynthetic process [Evidence IEA]) → MAPAALEQENHARDAEFNRVLHGKSAEAQGGFAAMRNKDAAAQKAAVDEYFKHWDNKSAEEETEEIRAARRAEYATLTRHYYNLATDFYEYGWGTSFHFCRFSPGEGFHQAIARHEHYLAHQIGIKSGMKVLDVGCGVGGPAREIVKFTDANVVGLNNNDYQIQRATRYAEREGLAHKLTFEKGDFMQMKFEDNTFDAVYAIEATCHAPELEGVYKEIFRVLKPGGVFGVYEWLMTEEYDNSNAEHRKIRLGIEQGDGISNMVKVSEGLDAMKGAGFELLHNEDLADRPDTIPWYYPLAGSFKHLTSPWDFFTIARMTWWGRGIAHRFVGAMEKVGLFPKGSQKTADSLALAGDCLVAGGEKKLFTPMYLMVGRKPE